The following proteins come from a genomic window of Labeo rohita strain BAU-BD-2019 chromosome 25, IGBB_LRoh.1.0, whole genome shotgun sequence:
- the best1 gene encoding bestrophin-1 isoform X1 — protein sequence MTVTYSRRVADARLGTFYRLLLRWKGSIYKLLYRELLIFTVMYSTISIMYRCILTEEQRRMFEKLSMYCDQYAQLIPVSFVLGFYVTLVVSRWWGQFESVPWPDRLSALVSGHVRGADEGARLVRRSLMRYANLSGILIYRSVSTAVYKRFPTMSHLVQAGLMTAEELRQLEELPSPHNKFWVPCMWFVSLAMRARSEGRINNDVAMTAILNELNTLRSQCMRLYGYDWVSLPLVYTQVVTVAVYSFFLACLIGRQFLDPAQGYPGHNLDFYLPVFTLLQFFFYVGWLKVAEQLINPFGEDDDDFETNWLVDRNLQVSLLSVDEMYDLVPLVERDKYWDESEPQPPYTAASAEHRKPSFMGSALDISVPKEEMEFQHNLEQIKEHEEANHSTPFLGSLSRILGVQSPNFPRSTPTSRVSLLRRRPRAPFSRFPLYLHPESSPMPSHSRNVDMEDAFSSMPLYERPGFYSCPQTPIHCVPPPIPRPRPRRAHGDSSSSLAHPLVGSQVLAPPDTPAPPSSAFPWVGEDGEHSGPAFSFPDPVPELLPKVWPSQGLPSRRPLPLRLSLDTSPSPSTPERVFSFTPPSWPQAQISTASSGSVNAITTTNSNSNLCNGVANNPWPISRSTTASTANPVSQSPTATQQTANQHNSANDSGISLAEGDLLGAMLKTKEQL from the exons ATGACGGTGACATATTCTCGGAGGGTGGCAGATGCGCGTTTGGGCACCTTTTACCGGCTGCTTCTGCGATGGAAAGGAAGCATCTATAAACTGTTATATCGAGAGCTGCTGATCTTCACTGTGATGTACAGCACCATCAGCATCATGTACAG gtgtaTCCTGACTGAAGAGCAGCGCAGGATGTTCGAGAAGCTCTCCATGTACTGTGATCAGTACGCGCAACTGATTCCCGTGTCGTTCGTACTAG GTTTCTACGTGACTCTTGTGGTGTCTCGTTGGTGGGGTCAGTTTGAGAGCGTCCCGTGGCCGGACCGCCTGTCGGCGCTGGTTAGCGGACACGTCCGGGGTGCAGATGAAGGGGCCAGACTCGTTCGCAGGAGTCTAATGCGTTACGCCAACCTGTCGGGCATCCTAATTTACCGCTCGGTCAGCACCGCCGTCTACAAGAGGTTCCCGACCATGAGCCACTTGGTTCAAGCAG GACTGATGACAGCTGAGGAACTGAGGCAGTTAGAGGAACTGCCCTCCCCTCATAATAAGTTTTGGGTTCCCTGCATGTGGTTTGTCAGTCTGGCCATGAGAGCTCGATCTGAAGGACGCATCAATAATGACGTCGCAATGACCGCCATCCTCAAC GAGTTGAACACACTGCGCTCTCAGTGTATGAGGCTGTACGGCTATGACTGGGTCAGCCTGCCTCTCGTTTACACACAG GTTGTAACCGTGGCTGTGTACAGTTTCTTTTTGGCTTGTCTGATTGGTCGGCAGTTCCTTGACCCCGCCCAGGGCTATCCAGGTCACAACCTCGACTTCTACCTGCCCGTCTTTACCTTACTGCAGTTCTTCTTCTATGTGGGTTGGCTCAAG GTGGCagagcagctcattaatccatTTGGGGAGGATGATGATGACTTTGAGACAAACTGGCTGGTGGATCGTAATTTACAG GTGTCTCTGCTGTCAGTGGATGAGATGTATGATCTGGTTCCTCTGGTTGAGAGAGATAAATACTGGGATGAATCTGAGCCTCAGCCCCCATACACAGCTGCCAGCGCCGAACACCGCAAACCCTCATTTATGGGATCTGCTTTGGACATCAg TGTTCCCAAAGAGGAAATGGAATTCCAACACAATCTGGAGCAGATTAAAGAACACGAGGAGGCCAATCATTCCACTCCATTCCTGGGCAGCTTGAGTCGCATTCTGGGAGTCCAGTCGCCCAATTTCCCCCGCTCAACCCCCACATCCAGAGTCTCCCTTTTGCGACGGCGTCCCCGCGCCCCCTTCTCTCGTTTCCCCCTTTACCTCCATCCCGAGAGCTCTCCGATGCCCAGCCACTCCCGGAACGTGGACATGGAAGATGCATTCTCATCCATGCCTCTGTACGAAAGACCTGGTTTCTACAGTTGCCCCCAGACACCTATCCACTGCGTCCCTCCACCCATTCCCCGCCCAAGACCGCGAAGGGCGCACGGCGACAGTTCCAGCTCCCTGGCGCATCCCCTGGTGGGCTCACAAGTCCTGGCTCCACCTGACACACCTGCGCCTCCTTCCTCCGCCTTCCCTTGGGTAGGCGAAGACGGTGAACATTCGGGTCCGGCTTTCTCCTTTCCAGACCCTGTGCCTGAACTGTTACCCAAAGTATGGCCGAGTCAAGGGTTGCCGTCGCGTCGCCCCCTGCCTCTGCGACTGTCTTTGGACACGTCCCCATCTCCGTCTACGCCCGAAAGGGTGTTTTCTTTCACCCCTCCATCTTGGCCGCAAGCACAAATCAGCACCGCCAGTTCAGGGAGTGTGAATGCGATCACAACGACAAACAGCAACAGTAACCTGTGCAACGGCGTAGCAAACAACCCCTGGCCAATCAGCAGAAGCACCACTGCAAGCACAGCCAATCCTGTCAGTCAAAGTCCCACGGCAACTCAACAGACAGCCAATCAGCACAACTCTGCCAACGACTCTGGCATTTCATTGGCTGAGGGGGATCTGTTGGGTGCTATGCTGAAAACGAAGGAACAGCTCTGA
- the rab3il1 gene encoding guanine nucleotide exchange factor for Rab-3A isoform X3, whose protein sequence is MPPEEAGAHRRETYNMSRLRSSSMEIKEKGTEFLREQLDAAQKELKLKDEECVRLSHVRNQLEQELEELTASLFEEAHKMVREANVKQAAAEKQLKEAQGKIDVLQAEVSALKTLVLTSTPSSPNRQLHPQLLSPGSSRASSRPGGHTRNKSASGALQLQAEPTPTDVVTNREDKELDSVLFAEFLSWKETPGLDRSSAFISRVYREDIGPCLSFTCSELSQSVQCAVENNSLTIEPVATSSLQTLKALECGGPNGCRTPVETKCALSGMSRPCRHRIKLGDKENYYYISPSSRARITAVCNFFTYIRYIQQGLVRQDVQQMFWEVMRLRREMSVAKLGYFLTEES, encoded by the exons ATGCCCCCGGAGGAGGCAGGAGCACATAGACGAGAGACGTACAACATGTCCCGTCTGCGGAGTTCCTCTATGGAGATCAAGGAGAAGGGAACAGAGTTCCTCAGAGAGCAGCTGGATGCTGCACAAAAG GAGCTGAAGTTGAAAGACGAGGAGTGCGTCAGACTCTCTCATGTCAGGAATCAGCTGGAGCAGGAATTGGAGGAGCTGACCGCCAGTCTTTTTGAG GAGGCCCATAAGATGGTGCGAGAGGCCAACGTGAAACAAGCGGCAGCTGAGAAGCAGCTAAAGGAGGCCCAGGGCAAG ATCGACGTGCTGCAGGCGGAGGTCTCTGCTCTGAAAACCCTGGTGTTGACCTCTACGCCCTCCTCCCCGAACCGCCAGCTCCATCCTCAGCTGCTGTCGCCGGGCTCCAGCCGGGCCTCGTCTCGTCCCGGGGGCCACACGCGCAACAAGAGCGCCAGCGGTGCCCTACAGCTGCAAGCGGAGCCCACGCCGACAGATGTGGTGACAAACCGTGAGGACAAAGAG TTGGATTCGGTGTTGTTCGCCGAGTTCCTCTCGTGGAAGGAGACGCCCGGTCTGGATCGCTCGTCAGCGTTCATCAGCAGGGTGTACAGGGAAGATATCGGGCCCTGTCTTTCATTCACCTGCTCTGAG TTGTCTCAGTCGGTCCAGTGCGCAGTGGAGAATAACTCCCTCACCATCGAGCCCGTCGCCACGTCGTCTCTGCAGACGCTCAAAGCCCTCGAATGTGGAGGACCCAA CGGTTGCCGGACACCCGTAGAAAC TAAATGTGCGTTGAGCGGCATGTCCCGCCCCTGCCGACATCGCATCAAACTGGGAGATAAAGAGAATTACTACTACATCTCTCCGTCTAGCAGAGCACGA ATCACAGCCGTGTGTAATTTCTTTACTTACATCAGGTACATCCAGCAGGGTCTTGTCAGACAGGATG
- the best1 gene encoding bestrophin-1 isoform X2 has translation MTVTYSRRVADARLGTFYRLLLRWKGSIYKLLYRELLIFTVMYSTISIMYRCILTEEQRRMFEKLSMYCDQYAQLIPVSFVLGFYVTLVVSRWWGQFESVPWPDRLSALVSGHVRGADEGARLVRRSLMRYANLSGILIYRSVSTAVYKRFPTMSHLVQAGLMTAEELRQLEELPSPHNKFWVPCMWFVSLAMRARSEGRINNDVAMTAILNVVTVAVYSFFLACLIGRQFLDPAQGYPGHNLDFYLPVFTLLQFFFYVGWLKVAEQLINPFGEDDDDFETNWLVDRNLQVSLLSVDEMYDLVPLVERDKYWDESEPQPPYTAASAEHRKPSFMGSALDISVPKEEMEFQHNLEQIKEHEEANHSTPFLGSLSRILGVQSPNFPRSTPTSRVSLLRRRPRAPFSRFPLYLHPESSPMPSHSRNVDMEDAFSSMPLYERPGFYSCPQTPIHCVPPPIPRPRPRRAHGDSSSSLAHPLVGSQVLAPPDTPAPPSSAFPWVGEDGEHSGPAFSFPDPVPELLPKVWPSQGLPSRRPLPLRLSLDTSPSPSTPERVFSFTPPSWPQAQISTASSGSVNAITTTNSNSNLCNGVANNPWPISRSTTASTANPVSQSPTATQQTANQHNSANDSGISLAEGDLLGAMLKTKEQL, from the exons ATGACGGTGACATATTCTCGGAGGGTGGCAGATGCGCGTTTGGGCACCTTTTACCGGCTGCTTCTGCGATGGAAAGGAAGCATCTATAAACTGTTATATCGAGAGCTGCTGATCTTCACTGTGATGTACAGCACCATCAGCATCATGTACAG gtgtaTCCTGACTGAAGAGCAGCGCAGGATGTTCGAGAAGCTCTCCATGTACTGTGATCAGTACGCGCAACTGATTCCCGTGTCGTTCGTACTAG GTTTCTACGTGACTCTTGTGGTGTCTCGTTGGTGGGGTCAGTTTGAGAGCGTCCCGTGGCCGGACCGCCTGTCGGCGCTGGTTAGCGGACACGTCCGGGGTGCAGATGAAGGGGCCAGACTCGTTCGCAGGAGTCTAATGCGTTACGCCAACCTGTCGGGCATCCTAATTTACCGCTCGGTCAGCACCGCCGTCTACAAGAGGTTCCCGACCATGAGCCACTTGGTTCAAGCAG GACTGATGACAGCTGAGGAACTGAGGCAGTTAGAGGAACTGCCCTCCCCTCATAATAAGTTTTGGGTTCCCTGCATGTGGTTTGTCAGTCTGGCCATGAGAGCTCGATCTGAAGGACGCATCAATAATGACGTCGCAATGACCGCCATCCTCAAC GTTGTAACCGTGGCTGTGTACAGTTTCTTTTTGGCTTGTCTGATTGGTCGGCAGTTCCTTGACCCCGCCCAGGGCTATCCAGGTCACAACCTCGACTTCTACCTGCCCGTCTTTACCTTACTGCAGTTCTTCTTCTATGTGGGTTGGCTCAAG GTGGCagagcagctcattaatccatTTGGGGAGGATGATGATGACTTTGAGACAAACTGGCTGGTGGATCGTAATTTACAG GTGTCTCTGCTGTCAGTGGATGAGATGTATGATCTGGTTCCTCTGGTTGAGAGAGATAAATACTGGGATGAATCTGAGCCTCAGCCCCCATACACAGCTGCCAGCGCCGAACACCGCAAACCCTCATTTATGGGATCTGCTTTGGACATCAg TGTTCCCAAAGAGGAAATGGAATTCCAACACAATCTGGAGCAGATTAAAGAACACGAGGAGGCCAATCATTCCACTCCATTCCTGGGCAGCTTGAGTCGCATTCTGGGAGTCCAGTCGCCCAATTTCCCCCGCTCAACCCCCACATCCAGAGTCTCCCTTTTGCGACGGCGTCCCCGCGCCCCCTTCTCTCGTTTCCCCCTTTACCTCCATCCCGAGAGCTCTCCGATGCCCAGCCACTCCCGGAACGTGGACATGGAAGATGCATTCTCATCCATGCCTCTGTACGAAAGACCTGGTTTCTACAGTTGCCCCCAGACACCTATCCACTGCGTCCCTCCACCCATTCCCCGCCCAAGACCGCGAAGGGCGCACGGCGACAGTTCCAGCTCCCTGGCGCATCCCCTGGTGGGCTCACAAGTCCTGGCTCCACCTGACACACCTGCGCCTCCTTCCTCCGCCTTCCCTTGGGTAGGCGAAGACGGTGAACATTCGGGTCCGGCTTTCTCCTTTCCAGACCCTGTGCCTGAACTGTTACCCAAAGTATGGCCGAGTCAAGGGTTGCCGTCGCGTCGCCCCCTGCCTCTGCGACTGTCTTTGGACACGTCCCCATCTCCGTCTACGCCCGAAAGGGTGTTTTCTTTCACCCCTCCATCTTGGCCGCAAGCACAAATCAGCACCGCCAGTTCAGGGAGTGTGAATGCGATCACAACGACAAACAGCAACAGTAACCTGTGCAACGGCGTAGCAAACAACCCCTGGCCAATCAGCAGAAGCACCACTGCAAGCACAGCCAATCCTGTCAGTCAAAGTCCCACGGCAACTCAACAGACAGCCAATCAGCACAACTCTGCCAACGACTCTGGCATTTCATTGGCTGAGGGGGATCTGTTGGGTGCTATGCTGAAAACGAAGGAACAGCTCTGA
- the rab3il1 gene encoding guanine nucleotide exchange factor for Rab-3A isoform X2 gives MKGLWRKSSTGSLGLARRNAAEVSALIASGNILSVMDAFEGIHCVQLSSSPPAHSRSVPGYELLVAGNSGIAVYSSPTFFGKGDLTDQHTAEEERCPVGRLVDLESEPNPSLGGDGGQGEKMPPEEAGAHRRETYNMSRLRSSSMEIKEKGTEFLREQLDAAQKELKLKDEECVRLSHVRNQLEQELEELTASLFEEAHKMVREANVKQAAAEKQLKEAQGKIDVLQAEVSALKTLVLTSTPSSPNRQLHPQLLSPGSSRASSRPGGHTRNKSASGALQLQAEPTPTDVVTNREDKELDSVLFAEFLSWKETPGLDRSSAFISRVYREDIGPCLSFTCSELSQSVQCAVENNSLTIEPVATSSLQTLKALECGGPNKCALSGMSRPCRHRIKLGDKENYYYISPSSRARITAVCNFFTYIRYIQQGLVRQDVQQMFWEVMRLRREMSVAKLGYFLTEES, from the exons ATGAAAGGTCTGTGGAGAAAAAGCAGCACTGGGTCACTAGG GCTGGCTAGGAGAAATGCAGCCGAAGTGAGCGCACTCATAGCAAGTGGGAATATACTTTCCGTGATGGACGCTTTTGAAGGAATCCATTGTGTGCAGCTCTCTTCCTCTCCTCCAGCACACTCAAGGTCCGTTCCAGGGTACGAGTTGCTGGTggcagggaattctgggataGCAGTATACTCATCACCAACGTTTTTTGGCAAAGGTGATTTGACAGATCAGCATACAGCAGAGGAAGAGAGATGTCCGGTCGGGag gTTGGTAGACCTGGAGTCAGAACCGAACCCCAGTTTGGGGGGTGATGGGGGGCAAGGAGAGAAGATGCCCCCGGAGGAGGCAGGAGCACATAGACGAGAGACGTACAACATGTCCCGTCTGCGGAGTTCCTCTATGGAGATCAAGGAGAAGGGAACAGAGTTCCTCAGAGAGCAGCTGGATGCTGCACAAAAG GAGCTGAAGTTGAAAGACGAGGAGTGCGTCAGACTCTCTCATGTCAGGAATCAGCTGGAGCAGGAATTGGAGGAGCTGACCGCCAGTCTTTTTGAG GAGGCCCATAAGATGGTGCGAGAGGCCAACGTGAAACAAGCGGCAGCTGAGAAGCAGCTAAAGGAGGCCCAGGGCAAG ATCGACGTGCTGCAGGCGGAGGTCTCTGCTCTGAAAACCCTGGTGTTGACCTCTACGCCCTCCTCCCCGAACCGCCAGCTCCATCCTCAGCTGCTGTCGCCGGGCTCCAGCCGGGCCTCGTCTCGTCCCGGGGGCCACACGCGCAACAAGAGCGCCAGCGGTGCCCTACAGCTGCAAGCGGAGCCCACGCCGACAGATGTGGTGACAAACCGTGAGGACAAAGAG TTGGATTCGGTGTTGTTCGCCGAGTTCCTCTCGTGGAAGGAGACGCCCGGTCTGGATCGCTCGTCAGCGTTCATCAGCAGGGTGTACAGGGAAGATATCGGGCCCTGTCTTTCATTCACCTGCTCTGAG TTGTCTCAGTCGGTCCAGTGCGCAGTGGAGAATAACTCCCTCACCATCGAGCCCGTCGCCACGTCGTCTCTGCAGACGCTCAAAGCCCTCGAATGTGGAGGACCCAA TAAATGTGCGTTGAGCGGCATGTCCCGCCCCTGCCGACATCGCATCAAACTGGGAGATAAAGAGAATTACTACTACATCTCTCCGTCTAGCAGAGCACGA ATCACAGCCGTGTGTAATTTCTTTACTTACATCAGGTACATCCAGCAGGGTCTTGTCAGACAGGATG
- the rab3il1 gene encoding guanine nucleotide exchange factor for Rab-3A isoform X1, whose translation MKGLWRKSSTGSLGLARRNAAEVSALIASGNILSVMDAFEGIHCVQLSSSPPAHSRSVPGYELLVAGNSGIAVYSSPTFFGKGDLTDQHTAEEERCPVGRLVDLESEPNPSLGGDGGQGEKMPPEEAGAHRRETYNMSRLRSSSMEIKEKGTEFLREQLDAAQKELKLKDEECVRLSHVRNQLEQELEELTASLFEEAHKMVREANVKQAAAEKQLKEAQGKIDVLQAEVSALKTLVLTSTPSSPNRQLHPQLLSPGSSRASSRPGGHTRNKSASGALQLQAEPTPTDVVTNREDKELDSVLFAEFLSWKETPGLDRSSAFISRVYREDIGPCLSFTCSELSQSVQCAVENNSLTIEPVATSSLQTLKALECGGPNGCRTPVETKCALSGMSRPCRHRIKLGDKENYYYISPSSRARITAVCNFFTYIRYIQQGLVRQDVQQMFWEVMRLRREMSVAKLGYFLTEES comes from the exons ATGAAAGGTCTGTGGAGAAAAAGCAGCACTGGGTCACTAGG GCTGGCTAGGAGAAATGCAGCCGAAGTGAGCGCACTCATAGCAAGTGGGAATATACTTTCCGTGATGGACGCTTTTGAAGGAATCCATTGTGTGCAGCTCTCTTCCTCTCCTCCAGCACACTCAAGGTCCGTTCCAGGGTACGAGTTGCTGGTggcagggaattctgggataGCAGTATACTCATCACCAACGTTTTTTGGCAAAGGTGATTTGACAGATCAGCATACAGCAGAGGAAGAGAGATGTCCGGTCGGGag gTTGGTAGACCTGGAGTCAGAACCGAACCCCAGTTTGGGGGGTGATGGGGGGCAAGGAGAGAAGATGCCCCCGGAGGAGGCAGGAGCACATAGACGAGAGACGTACAACATGTCCCGTCTGCGGAGTTCCTCTATGGAGATCAAGGAGAAGGGAACAGAGTTCCTCAGAGAGCAGCTGGATGCTGCACAAAAG GAGCTGAAGTTGAAAGACGAGGAGTGCGTCAGACTCTCTCATGTCAGGAATCAGCTGGAGCAGGAATTGGAGGAGCTGACCGCCAGTCTTTTTGAG GAGGCCCATAAGATGGTGCGAGAGGCCAACGTGAAACAAGCGGCAGCTGAGAAGCAGCTAAAGGAGGCCCAGGGCAAG ATCGACGTGCTGCAGGCGGAGGTCTCTGCTCTGAAAACCCTGGTGTTGACCTCTACGCCCTCCTCCCCGAACCGCCAGCTCCATCCTCAGCTGCTGTCGCCGGGCTCCAGCCGGGCCTCGTCTCGTCCCGGGGGCCACACGCGCAACAAGAGCGCCAGCGGTGCCCTACAGCTGCAAGCGGAGCCCACGCCGACAGATGTGGTGACAAACCGTGAGGACAAAGAG TTGGATTCGGTGTTGTTCGCCGAGTTCCTCTCGTGGAAGGAGACGCCCGGTCTGGATCGCTCGTCAGCGTTCATCAGCAGGGTGTACAGGGAAGATATCGGGCCCTGTCTTTCATTCACCTGCTCTGAG TTGTCTCAGTCGGTCCAGTGCGCAGTGGAGAATAACTCCCTCACCATCGAGCCCGTCGCCACGTCGTCTCTGCAGACGCTCAAAGCCCTCGAATGTGGAGGACCCAA CGGTTGCCGGACACCCGTAGAAAC TAAATGTGCGTTGAGCGGCATGTCCCGCCCCTGCCGACATCGCATCAAACTGGGAGATAAAGAGAATTACTACTACATCTCTCCGTCTAGCAGAGCACGA ATCACAGCCGTGTGTAATTTCTTTACTTACATCAGGTACATCCAGCAGGGTCTTGTCAGACAGGATG